The sequence below is a genomic window from Neodiprion pinetum isolate iyNeoPine1 chromosome 7, iyNeoPine1.2, whole genome shotgun sequence.
TTGGATACTTtgcaaatttaattataatatctAAACAACCCTTCGATATTGTCTTAGCTTTGTACGAAGACAATCGACAAGAGCGAGATTGACTTATAGTTTTATTGTCCTTGTAATAGTGATAACTAACTGTGAGTAATGTTGCCTTACGATTATTCTCTTCAGCATCTTGATCCAATCGTTCAGCCATTTCCAAAGACAACTGAGTCACCCAATGATCCAGCTGTAACAGAAGaccattatttttcacattatattGTTATGTATTACGCATTCttaataatagtaaaaattacGTATAGTAAGAGGCAATCTGGATTtcttaactttttttctttctcaagagaaaagaaaactcacCGTTTCCTTTGCCACAATTGCTCGTTTGCCTGGAAAGTTTTTACAGCTGCCTATAGATTTTGATATAAGTCTGCTGGTAACCGGTTCGTTATCCATTCCACGAGCAATGTTGTAAAGCCATAAtctgaaatgaattattcattcattaaAAACTATCAAATTAAAGTTGCACATTATGAATCGTACAAACAGATAACGAGTAAGCATACCCGGTTTTATCATCAAATCGTGTTTGCAGATCCTTCAATGAGTAGGACAGTAAATCTGCCATTACGTTACAGCCAAGAGACTCAATGACAACATCGCCAAATTTCCCACCAAGGTTTCGCACTTTTTTTACAGGTAGCGTTTGAAAAAGGGATGGAACACCGGCTAAGGGTAAGATGGTTTGCCGATTAGGTTTATGCAAGCCACACGCAAGTTTGGCCAAAATCTGTAAGACACAAACAAAATGTTGATTTGCTGAGTGATTTGATGCAACGAACTGATCTCAACACATCACAAAACAGCGAAATGTGATAAATTCAAGCACCTTGTTATAAGATATGCCTGCAGAGCACCTGTACCCTGTGGTCTCATATATGTCAGCTCTTATTCGCTCGATTATAGTACCAGCTACAGCTAGCTTTTGAGACTGAATATCCCCCAATTCCCCGTATGCCGCATTTGCCCACTTTTCGATCCCTTCACGTCTGTGGGCTATAATCATTGTACTATTGAACGTTCGCATTGATAACAAGAAGTTAGATTggaatcaaaaaatcaatcaaaatgTTTACCTTCGTCATTATTTCCAACAATTGAATATCCGATGACAAATGTGTTCGGAAGACATTCCACCATCTTCGCCGCAGACATCTGGCTTGAAAGCATTTCCTGATTAACAAGTTCTGTGATATCCAAGTAAGCTTCGTCAACGCTCGCACGTTCTACCACTTTACTATGCTTTCTCAATACTTCGACAACTTCCCGCCCGGCAATTCTGTACCTACAATAGAAGGCGTTCATCATAGAAAGCGAGTTTTaaacagaattgaaaaagctTGCAATCATGACCAAAGTCAAACATTGATCGACATACCTGGATGTATCCGCCTTGCCTCTGACTCCAGGAACAGTAGCCAGGAGCAACTCGGGGCATTTTTTCTTAGCTTCATCAGGCCGCATGTGTCTGCTGACTCCATGGTCACGTGCCTCATAGTTGACGGCTATAATGCTGTTGAGAGAGAATAACGTCAGAACATAAATAATCTGTTAGATGGAGGTGAAAATACGCTGGGCTTTGGAGAAACCTTGATGTATCAGAATCGAAGATAGTTGTCTtcgcggaaaaaaaataaatattttggaGTCTGACATACCCTCCAGAACCCCAAACGTTGTACTGCACCACAGCCAAAGGTTTCCCCCTTAGGTCGGGTTGAAGTTTAACTTCGACTTGGCAGAAAAAACAGTCCATATCGACCAGGACGACGATCCTTTCATCGGAATTCATCATCGCTCATTGGAAGTAACCGCCTACCGTTCAGTCGAAAGAGAGTGAATCCTCTTTGTTTGATTCTCCTGTCAGACCATGTTTTTTCGACGAATTATCAGTGACGTAATATTTTCCCGCGCTTCCAAACCCGAGGTTAAGTTAGGCTgggttgggttaggttagtTTGCAGATCTCCGTTACTGTCGCTTCGCGTGATTCACGTCAACTGCTGGTTCAAACGCGCGGTTTTCCGAGGTAAAGATCCGTCGCGATTTGACGTAAATCCTTATGTGTCGTCGGATTTTATGAGCAGTGGTAACTGActgtgttttaaaaatctctgGGTCTCAACAGTGGAATGTACAGTAGTAGCAGAGTAGAATTGTTTATCTCAAAAGTGACGATCCGTGCAGCTGGTAAGAAACATGGCGAtacatttgaatttgaaaaaggaAATACTGACCAGCGAGAAGGAGTCGGTTTTGCACCTGATGCCTTGCGACATACACGGAGACGAACCGGCTCTCGTTTCGTCTTATTTCACTCCATACATCCGCAGGAAAGATGACGAACGTGAGTTTTTACACGAGATTTTCAGATCCTCAGACTGTCTGACAGCTGACGTAACGTATTTGCCAGTTattgatacattttttatttatttatttattcatatttttcactcttcaTCTCAGATCTGACGACTTCCTTTCGCGGCTATCCTTTGCAAGGAAAAACCATAACTTTACCAAAGGGTTACACTGGATTGGTTCTCCACGAAAGCAAAAATGCAGAGTCAGAATCACTCGATCGCAACCTCTTCGCTACAGGGAAATTTACTCAGTTTACCTATTGGAATTATGACAAACTACCTTCTAAGAATGACGCTGTTGTCGCAGCTTTGGAATGGATCGACATCGCCGAAGCGGTGAGCAATACTTTTCGTCACTGATTTaataacaaattgaaatttgtaaagaGAAAGTGAATTTCATGGATTTTCAATCTGTTTCAGCTCCATTCCAACGATGACGACGTCGCCAATTGAGACTCACATGCTCAGGGacattcaataattttaagTAACAATTTTCGTACCTGCACTTCAATTATCGTGTTGTTATACAATATTCAAATGTTtcaaggaaaaaatttattttgccaCACTGTTTCATGGATTCACTAAATATTTAACGAATGTACTACGGGTGCTAATTTTTGTGCATGTGTGTGGCAGATGAAGATGTGATACTTCAATGATTATAGACCTTGTTGAAAGATTGCTCAATAAATATGCATAGTAATTAGTATATTACATTCGATTTTCTACTTATTGttgattgtaaaaattttagagCAGTGTACATTTGTTGCATACATTCGACTGGATATAATCTTATTTTCTCAACTCTGTAAGCACttgttttcaaatgatttgATCGTTTTCGAATCACAAAGAAATTCTTGCTCCAGAATTCTGTATTATTTAATAGGTGAAATTTGACTTGTTTGCgataaaatgattattttcatataatacGGATAATGTGTACTCTATTCATGTTCGCTATTCAACATTATGCATTTATTATCTTGTTATAATCATAAATTTTGTATACTCATATTTACAGAATAAAATGTACATTCATTAATTCtaaatacatacacatactATTTCTACCTTACTTATTTAGGTCGAGGTTACATAGGTTCAATATTCATGGATCAGtcaaacatatttttgttCGAAAACAAGAATGAATTTACATTTCAGATGCTTTGTCAGTTTATTGATCAGTAGACTCATAGTTGCTTGTTGCCGAAATGAATACTTTAGCGCTACCTCACATCTTTAAAGCTAAGAATAGTAAATTTCTTTCCAGACAATCTTTGGCTTTAACTTAGATTTTTCATTGCCATTTGGTaatgtttattcatttttcttcctttgtTACACAGGATAACTATACTTTTACAGTATTAATACTACAGTTGCATTTGAAACAGAATTTCCCTGCAAAATTAATTGGTACAGATACACTTACACGCTTTTGGAAAATCGGAACAATTGTAGGAACcactaaaatataaattacttAAACAAAGTTACAGTCTAAGCTACGTTACACAATTCGTCCTACTGtgtaatttatcaaatctatagagtaagaatattttttatttatccattGAACAATTCAACCATGAGAGAAAACAGATGTGTATCTCTTCAAGTATCAAAGACAATGTTgatacgttgaattttttttttttttttttctcttttcaagTATTCGAAGTGCCAAACTTGGACAAAAATATTCTCCCTGATATTCCGTtggaataaaaacacattaaATTATTAGGCGCTAGATTATCGTTGAGGCTTCTGTACTCTATGAGGACAGTGTTTACATAGTTTATTTATGAATAGCTATTGGCCTTTGACGAATTTTCGTTACAGAATACTTACATAGTTTATAAAAATCACAGCCacctatttttttccaaccgatTTCCCATTGATACACGTCACAACTGTGGCGGATTAAtatattatgaattatttatgGGTGACAAAATCAACTGTCAACAACCAAAATTTgcgttaaaataataaatacctATTAATTCGGTCAGTGGTTGTTCATATGCtcctttttattattcttcctTGGTAAAGCTATCAAAAACGGTTACTTTAGTAACAGAAATCTTTtctattaaaatataaattatcaacaaaAGCTGTCAATACGAACGTAACATGTTTGTTCTTGATGGttgattatttaataatacCGAAGCCCTTACTTTAGTAATTCGCTTTGCTACAAATTatgacatttttcaattttttttttttcattcattcatagttgcgattatttattcacattATATCAAAAGTCTACACGGAAATATTTACGTATATCCCATGTATGTATATGGGCAGACTTTTTCTTCGCAAACCTTTTTTcgtataaatttcataaaaaatttgttacaaaaaatgtaatctCACTCCAGAGATCAGTTGTGTAACTTGTTCATaggtacaaatttttaaatacaattcaatttaaaagCATTCAATTTAAAACATGTAGCCGTGGTCCACCTAAATTATAAGGTATATTCGAACACGATCAAATGACATAAACTTACGGAGAAACGATTAGACGTTGTACAGCAGATTATATTACAAGTTTGGCAACCTGGCAAGATGttgtgttgaaaatatttggaaaacaaccaaattttttcatcataattggataattatttaataGCGCTTCTTGTGAACCCAGCTTTATTTCAGTGcctgatgtaaaaaaattactgcaTAAAGTTACCTAACTCACTAGATTGCTCCTGCCTAAATTTTGCCTGATCTTGTTGCTGCTTGATAAAGGCACTCAGCCGGTTCAGCAAAAATTGTTTATCGTGTCCCTCAAGTActaattgatttttcaagacAATTATCATGTGTTTGTTAGCGGCGGAAACTGCATAGTAATAATATAACAGCAATGCTAGAAAAATGAATGCCGGAATGCCGAAGCCAGCAGTGctgacaaaaaataatatcgattgCAACCAGTTTGGAAAATCCATGAAAGTTGAAATAACCAGTGACCAGACTGTATCCCAACCCCTGAAAGGCCCGCATGACTTGGAGGGGAATAGTTCAGCTATAGCATAACCGACTGGGATGATGGCCAATGTGTAAGCCAGCAACAAGACGAGCATGAAGAGAGAATTGGAACGACTCGCTCTGTAAACCTGGCTCGACGGTGTGCTATTTACCAAACAGGCAAActtttttacgtaaaatagaaaaaaggaaCCAATGACTGCCATCAAAGGTAGCAGAGGAGCAAAGAAACAGCCCAGCCAACAAATTGTTTGAGAATATACGACATCCAAGACGTGTTTGGGCAGATCGAATTCTTGTTCACCTATAAATCGTATTATCTTGTTTTCCGTGTGCCGCGCGATCATAGATCGTGGAAAGTTTACGAAGAATGTGACAATGAATTGGACTAAAAAGTCGGTTATGTAAAGCTTGAAGAATTGTTGACCCACATAGGTTTCCCAGCAGGCCGGCTGCAGATTAGAGCTATTGTAACATTCGTCCTCGCCAACTTCTTGGACGATCAGCTTATAAAAGGAGGTAAGCAAGACGCACAGAGAAGCGAGTCGCAGAAAGACTGTCCTCAATAATGTTACTCTCACAATAACTAAAGGGCtataattttccaaaactaTCAAATACCTGAATAGCATTGGAATTGTTAGGTTCAAACCAACGATGCACATGTACGGTAAAAATTCGAAGAGTAACTGTGTAATGTTACTGAGTGTTATTTGAAAGCCCTCATCGCTGCTGGTCACTGGGTACGGAGCGATAGAAGCATAGGAAATATCGATAATATAGTAGATGAATGTGGCGCTACCTATAAGTACTGATATCACAAATATATTAACTAATAAACGAATCAGGAATAACTTGATCTTCTCCTCTCGTGTTCGATTTTGCCTTTCCTCCTCCATTCTTTCTGCCTCTATAAATGCCTTCATTTCGTTGAACAATGCCTTGTGCTTTATTACCGCAGACTTCTCATTGTGAATGCAGTAATCCCACCCACCGAATATTAAGTTACAATACTGATAAAACTGGCCCTCCCCCTCCACGACTCTTTCCTTGAAACCTCGAGCTGCTGATCTGACCACCGCGATCAGACTCAATAGGAAAATCGCTATGATAGTACAAATATATGCTAATGGCAAGTTGTACTTGAGACCATCGCCATCCGTACCATATGTTTGATACGTGTAAAAGCCGTAAAATAACAGGGTGAATTCCATAATACCGGAACCTTGGACTAGGTCAGTGATGTCAGTGGATGTGCTCGTGTTAATGTTCTGATATGCTTTCGAGCAGCAGGCGACACTGCCATTTGTGGAATTGGTACCGTAGACGCAGGACTCAGCCTCTGGTGCCACCATCAGTATTGTGGGCAGAAGGATAAAAGCCAGTATCAGCAGAAACAGCAGTACGTTTAAGAACATCAACCATtttaagaacaaaaaatatgccACAATGCCTGTGCCAAagtttccttcaatttttttcaaactgtggTGCCACAGTTCCATTTTCGAGTACGTCTCTTTCAACCGAACACGAAACTGCTGCCATACCTTTCTACGCTGCCATTTCAGCTGATCAAATCCTTGCAGTCGCAGTTTTGTCGCActctttgaaagaaaataatgttaTATTAGTTACCGAATAGTTTACGTCTAATTAAACTTAGCAAAAAAGGATAATGGAAAAGCGAAGAGATTTATACCTGCAGCTGATGTTTCAgctgtattttttgagccatGCAAATAGGCATCGCCTTTATTTGCATTATTTCTTCCCAAATTCGTTCCTCATTGGACAAGTTTTCCGAGAGGTCAGGCAGCATCGCTACTGCGACATCGTGCACATTAGTAGACATACGTCGCACCGTACTTGCTCCACGGGATCGAGTGCTTGTTCTTCGTCTAAGCGTAGTTCGCGGCTCATTTCGAACACGCTTTGTAGTTGCTAAAACAGAGGAAATAATAGTATCTAGAAAATGAGTAAAAATGACAACTCGTCGGACGGAAAAGAATATGACAATGATAAATTGTCTTACCGACACGGGTTTTTTTGCTCGGTAGTAACGTGGCTATGTGTGACGGATCTCTTTGCAGTGCCTGAAGGTCAGCTTCTATGGCCGCAGGATAGCTTTCTTGATAGAATTCTGCGCCAGCTTCTTCCCACCCTTGACCGCCTCCTCCGCCTCTCTTTTTTCGCTCACCGCCAGACATTTTGGTCTTGCTATTATTTGTCAGTAAGATTTACTAGACGCGGTATTCCTGTGTTTCGAAGGGTTACACAGCTGTTATGATCGGTGAGGAATATTTATGCCCAGTGGCAAGATATGGTGCAGGGAACGAACTCGAGTTAATATTGTGAATAACACAGGAAATTGGACACCTTATTAACAGCTACAATACATCCGAACACGATAAATGAGAAGATATAATCAGACGTTGATCGGAAACGTACGGTACGTCCGCGTTTAACGAATTCTTTTAATCTGTGATAAGCGGTATCTTTTTAATCATTGTACCTATGAGTAATAACTGACTCGGAAACAACACATTTCACTTATCAAACCTCAATCTGGCTAAGTCCAAGATTGCCTCAGACACCGACGAGTTAGTCACAATTCATACGTGATCGCCGCGCATTTTCCATTTTAGTTGGAATTTACTGTTCCAGAGAGTCGGATTTCCCGATCTCCTTTTAAggtattttcataattctaAAACCCATTTTGGACCGAGAACAATGACCGTGTTTCTCTCATGAAACGGAGAAAGAGATCGAATCGTATGATAAAAGTCTTGTCTAGGTCGAGCGAGGCTGAACCGTCAACACACTTGGGCATCGTCGCTTTAACTGTAAACGTCAAATTATTTTGGAGAGTGAGCTGCTTGATGGCTGAAAGGAAGAACACGAACCGAATGCTACCTACTCATCTCTGCTACGCGCAGAGCCCGAATCGCAAGGTGGCGTCATCTGtgaaatatcaataaaataaggCGGGTGACGTTGCCTTGAGCTGGAAGCTAAGGGCTTTGATTATCCTACGCTACCGACCGAGCTTATACATACGGAGGTGGTATATCAGTACATTTTGTCTTTCTCGCTCTGCGCCATGATTGGCTGAACTCGCTCTCCCAGCCAATCACGGCGCAGAGTGAGAGAGACAGCGTGTACTGAGATTTACCTCTATGCTATGAGCTCTATAATACTACATAGCGGGCGACTGTACCCCCCACTGACCACAATATCGTTTCACACGGCACTCAAACATCACTTTGCATTCATGATTCAGCATTAGAACGCAAAATATCGGAAATCATTTCGAGTGGCCAGTTGTGTGACCAGTCGCGTTTGATCAACAGAAAGTGCTTCTACGTTCCATTTCTCCGCAACCGGTATCTCGTAATAATCCAAAATGACCGTGAAGGGGGTTTGCGTTCTCAACGGAGAAGTTAAGGGCACCTTATTCTTCGAACAGGCTGTAAGCTTAGAAAAagatttcttttacttctGTTTTTCATCGCCTCCTTGATACCCGCGCCTACCTCAAATCGTCATAATTGCTATTTCAGGGAGATTCTAGCCCCGTCAAAGTCACCGGAGAAGTGACTGGTTTAAAGCCTGGGCTACATGGCTTCCACATACACGAGTTCGGCGACAACACTAATGGTTTGTAttaagaaaaattgcaaaaataaaaatatacgaaggAAAATATTACCTTGTTGATATCAGCGAGAAATTACGTCGCTGATGTAGCACCATAATTTTAGATACTTCAAGTCTGACTTGCAacaaaaaatgcaatttgacTTGGTGATCATAAGTCAAGGTTCATGGTCAACAAGCAAGGAATGAAAACTTATCTCCTTGTTATATAATCCAATACTGTCCATTAGCAATATTTTAATAGGTATCCTTGTGCTGAGTCACTCTTAATGTTATGTAATTGGACAGATTAATTTGATTACAAGTACggatatttttacaaaagatTTATGACTTGAGCAAAACTGACCTCGTCATTGAGAAAATTCACTGCATGAGGGATTGGTTCCTAATGACTTTACACTACATAtctaaaaattattctccATACTGTGCTATACTTTAAATGGCTGATGAATTATCACTTGTTGGGGTAACTTATCTATTTCCATATTATCACTTGTTGGGGTAACTTATCTATTTCGTAAGTCACTTCGTACATTATTCCAGCTTATCTATGTATGGTATAATACAAATACTTTTTTAAGGATGCACCAGTGCTGGACCACACTTCAATCCGTTAAGTAAGGAGCATGGAGCTCCCACAGCTGAAATTCGTCATGTTGGTGACTTAGGAAACATCGAGGCTGGAAAGGATGGCGTTGCCAAGGTCAACATAACAGACAAGCTGATTCAGCTGCAGGGACCACACAACATAATTGGCAGAACAGTCGTGGTAAGTGACTgatcaaaattatatatttttttccatgaaaGACAGATATATAGTCAGTCAAGGTGGCGAAAGACCAGGAAGCCTGGGAAAAGTCAAGGAAAAATCAGGGAATTATGACGGACATTGAAGGTGCAAAATTTCTGGAGCTCTTGTTTGTAAAAGCCCAGCATTATaagaaattctgaattttttaactagAAAAGTcagaaaattgtatttcagGAAAATTGTCATCGCCCTGAGTGCATATTATGTTAATAATGTGCTAAAAATTGTGGTGAATATCGCAGGTTCACGCAGATCCCGATGACTTGGGCCTAGGTGGGCACGAGCTGTCCAAAACAACTGGAAATGCGGGAGGTCGTTTGGCTTGCGGCGTTATCGGTATCACAAAGGCCTGACTGCGcaataaaatctaaaaagcCATCGCAGATATATCGATACTGACACTTTATTCTTACTTTTATCTTGATTGTTATAATTACTATTAATACTGGTCTCTTGAACTTTCCAAAAGTTACTCGTCATTCCCTGTATGTACTATTAGCATAGATACATTGTTCTGAAGAAACCACCAACTATCTCGTTGTGCCTTGTGCCAGCgatacacatatataataaaatctaattaaaaataatttggtcgcatttcttcaatttttttcgaaacggACATCACACCCAGTGaatgaaatgataattatcACCAACGTTAAACTTTTATTTCGCATATTCGTTTTACAATTATCAATAATTAATCTTTTACGATACTGCTGTAGACTCACCTGACATTgtgaggaaatttttattggttttttgTAGAAATAACCACTTATTCATTCGATCAAGTGATTTCTcgatatatataaataataacatgCGATGGTCTAtacaatttcataaatatccaacaattattatcattccattttaaaaacaaaaatatatatatttatatatcataGATTAAATAATCAGTTCTACTCTTCACTAAGAATAGAAGTTGAGAATTGCAAACACAAATTATCAGTCTTCGAAGCCTAATTCAGGGAAAATAGTAAGAACCATGCATCTCTATCATTTATCACTGTCGATTTTATATACAATTTACTTTGGTAAATAAAACCTGCAGAATACGATGATTCATCACTACTGAGAAAGCAATCTGAAGATGAATATTAATACACAGAAAGTAATTTTCGATTCAGTAATCACTAAATCTGCCACGAGGTTGATGGACTCTTTGACCATAACCATAACGGTTGTGAGCTTGGGGAGGGTATTTAATTGCTCTTTGCCCTGACCAGCCACTGTTTGGATTGAATGATGCCGATATCGCATTAGGAGGTATTGGAGGTCCTGTGGAACCTCGCCACAACATGACgattaacaaataaaatcCGCCAACACACTTGGTGAAGAATTCAATAATTCCCATTGTTATGGGCGTTGTCGATCGAATTACGTTTGATAACTctcgaattaattttaaactgTAGTCACACAGGAACTTGGAAGCTTCTATCAGGAAAGTCACGATGACCAAGATCAACACTGAGCAAAATTTAACGGTCTCCCGAATGTTCTCATATGTCAATACCTATAAATTGAATAGAATATCATGTTATTTTAGtggaataaaacaaaaaattgcggGTACATTTGAAAAGGCCAGCTAAAGGGCTGAGAATAGTTTAGAATGCTCGAAAAGTATAACAAAATTATCTTTACTTTCTTAATATTCAGTATGCACCAGGCAGAGGCATCAACCAATAGATGTAATACGAAATTTTGCACTTGAGACCACTCGAGTTCCTGGTAAAATTTGTGTAGATCAAAATTCTCTATAAGCTCAGACGAAACCAGTTCCCGTTTAGTAGCCTGGCTGCTTTCAGCATGAAATGGTCGCAGGTGTTTCAATCTCAGACATATTTCCCTTTGATACAAGTCAACCGACTGTACTTGAAACCAGTGTTTACCCAAAGGTATTTGGAAGAGGTTCACCCAGAGGCAGTAACCTTTTGGCGTTCCGTCATGTTCGTTATCTGTTACACCAAAAATATGGGAGTGTTATTCTTCTACtcgcttgaaaaaaaatacatcattaCAAATAGAGAATTTGGATACCGGTTTGATCCTCGTTCTTACATCAAAACTTTTGGAATGTAAGTAGTGAACAACTTCTCTCAAGGTACACCATAGGCTTGATCACTTACCAGttacaccgaaccataagctTCGTCCGTAAGTCTCATGAGTCATTTTTGAAGCTTTTATCAAAGCAGTTGAAAAATCTGCTTCGTCGGTGTTCACGACGACCAAATCTCTGTGAAGAAACAGGTTGATCAGAGATGTTTGCAGCTGGTGTGATTTGGAATATAACTTTTGCTAAATCTTACCTGTACGTGGAGAGAAAATCTACGTAGTGTCGCTCTACGTACTCTCCGGTAAATACTTTTCCAACGAGTATTCGTTTAAGGGAGGCTAAAACCGTTTGCTGGCCGTTCGAAGAGTGGGACAAATGCGTCCACTCTGAAGTGTCGCTGTCGTTCGGATCTTCCATTACGATTGAAATGCGAGCTCTTATCTTTTTTTAGAGATGATCAGTGAATGGTAA
It includes:
- the Sod1 gene encoding superoxide dismutase 1, with the translated sequence MTVKGVCVLNGEVKGTLFFEQAGDSSPVKVTGEVTGLKPGLHGFHIHEFGDNTNGCTSAGPHFNPLSKEHGAPTAEIRHVGDLGNIEAGKDGVAKVNITDKLIQLQGPHNIIGRTVVVHADPDDLGLGGHELSKTTGNAGGRLACGVIGITKA
- the LOC124223477 gene encoding ribonuclease H2 subunit C, encoding MAIHLNLKKEILTSEKESVLHLMPCDIHGDEPALVSSYFTPYIRRKDDEHLTTSFRGYPLQGKTITLPKGYTGLVLHESKNAESESLDRNLFATGKFTQFTYWNYDKLPSKNDAVVAALEWIDIAEALHSNDDDVAN
- the LOC124223465 gene encoding transmembrane channel-like protein 7; its protein translation is MSGGERKKRGGGGGQGWEEAGAEFYQESYPAAIEADLQALQRDPSHIATLLPSKKTRVATTKRVRNEPRTTLRRRTSTRSRGASTVRRMSTNVHDVAVAMLPDLSENLSNEERIWEEIMQIKAMPICMAQKIQLKHQLQSATKLRLQGFDQLKWQRRKVWQQFRVRLKETYSKMELWHHSLKKIEGNFGTGIVAYFLFLKWLMFLNVLLFLLILAFILLPTILMVAPEAESCVYGTNSTNGSVACCSKAYQNINTSTSTDITDLVQGSGIMEFTLLFYGFYTYQTYGTDGDGLKYNLPLAYICTIIAIFLLSLIAVVRSAARGFKERVVEGEGQFYQYCNLIFGGWDYCIHNEKSAVIKHKALFNEMKAFIEAERMEEERQNRTREEKIKLFLIRLLVNIFVISVLIGSATFIYYIIDISYASIAPYPVTSSDEGFQITLSNITQLLFEFLPYMCIVGLNLTIPMLFRYLIVLENYSPLVIVRVTLLRTVFLRLASLCVLLTSFYKLIVQEVGEDECYNSSNLQPACWETYVGQQFFKLYITDFLVQFIVTFFVNFPRSMIARHTENKIIRFIGEQEFDLPKHVLDVVYSQTICWLGCFFAPLLPLMAVIGSFFLFYVKKFACLVNSTPSSQVYRASRSNSLFMLVLLLAYTLAIIPVGYAIAELFPSKSCGPFRGWDTVWSLVISTFMDFPNWLQSILFFVSTAGFGIPAFIFLALLLYYYYAVSAANKHMIIVLKNQLVLEGHDKQFLLNRLSAFIKQQQDQAKFRQEQSSELGNFMQ
- the LOC124223472 gene encoding uncharacterized protein — translated: MEDPNDSDTSEWTHLSHSSNGQQTVLASLKRILVGKVFTGEYVERHYVDFLSTYRDLVVVNTDEADFSTALIKASKMTHETYGRSLWFGVTDNEHDGTPKGYCLWVNLFQIPLGKHWFQVQSVDLYQREICLRLKHLRPFHAESSQATKRELVSSELIENFDLHKFYQELEWSQVQNFVLHLLVDASAWCILNIKKVLTYENIRETVKFCSVLILVIVTFLIEASKFLCDYSLKLIRELSNVIRSTTPITMGIIEFFTKCVGGFYLLIVMLWRGSTGPPIPPNAISASFNPNSGWSGQRAIKYPPQAHNRYGYGQRVHQPRGRFSDY